One Rosa chinensis cultivar Old Blush chromosome 5, RchiOBHm-V2, whole genome shotgun sequence genomic region harbors:
- the LOC112163890 gene encoding uncharacterized protein LOC112163890: IPFSVVLHLYKTPICKGYLILSRRLRPAKKASILKTEFQIIEIGRNKANPFKYWLPEGRSRLRAAPTALSKRHADGSLPIEDFNIVLENQSGKKVQMGSETDQRAIMMSLMLHTNAKQLIKAQNYKDAMEVLSMEEVCYWCLFATDSFVHMKFASYLACPCLLQ; this comes from the exons ATACCCTTCTCCGTCGTCCTTCATCTCTACAAAACACCAATCTGCAAAGGATATCTCATTTTATCGAGAAGATTGCGACCTGCAAAGAAAGCCAGTATTTTGAAAACGGAGTTTCAGATTATCGAAATAGGGCGAAATAAGGCAAATCCTTTTAAGTATTGGCTGCCGGAAGGAAGGAGTAGACTCAG GGCTGCTCCAACTGCGCTATCGAAGAGACATGCTGatggttcattgccaattgAAGATTTCAACATAGTACTTGAAAATCAGAGTGGGAAGAAAGTACAAATGGGATCGGAGACTGATCAGCG GGCAATCATGATGAGCCTGATGTTACATACCAATGCAAAGCAACTGATTAAAGCACAAAATTACAAAGATGCAATGGAAGTGCTCAGCATGGAGGAGGTTTGTTACTGGTGCCTTTTTGCAACTGATAGTTTCGTTCATATGAAATTTGCAAGTTACTTGGCTTGTCCATGCTTGTTACAGTAG